One window from the genome of Cryptomeria japonica chromosome 6, Sugi_1.0, whole genome shotgun sequence encodes:
- the LOC131856138 gene encoding calcium-binding protein KIC-like produces the protein MFFSCSDMLGEEEFMVELCNGFRLLADAEKGVITLESLKRNSGVLGIEAMNEDQLQAMIAAADLNGDGVVDENEFCVMMVRLSPSFITEAQQWLEKALIHELQSCEQ, from the exons ATGTTCTTCTCTTGTTCAG ATATGTTGGGGGAAGAGGAGTTCATGGTGGAGCTCTGCAATGGCTTTCGTCTTTTGGCAGATGCAGAGAAAGGAGTCATAACTTTGGAGAGTTTGAAGAGAAATTCAGGTGTTTTGGGGATTGAGGCGATGAATGAAGATCAATTGCAAGCAATGATTGCAGCTGCTGATCTCAATGGCGATGGAGTTGTGGACGAAAATGAGTTCTGTGTTATGATGGTCAGACTCAGCCCCTCATTCATCACAGAGGCTCAACAATGGCTGGAAAAAGCCCTTATCCATGAACTCCAAAGCTGTGAGCAGTAA